TCAAAATGACGACGAAGGCAGGCCCGCTGGTAATTGTCGCTCTTTACGAAAAATATACTGAATCCACCAATAACACCATTGCCGGCACCAACGGTCTCACGGATGCGGAAGGCGACGGCTATGTTCTCGCGCTTCTTTACCCCTTCAAGGGCGGGCAAACCGGTATCCTCAACGTTTTCCAGAATAAGGCTGATGGAAGGGTAAGTTTAGCAAATCCAAGCCGTTTAAAGCTTTACCTCTTCGAACCTTTCGTGAAGGCTACCTTCGGGCCGGTTTACTTTGAGGCGGAAGTGGATTACATGACAGGCAAGTTAGCTGAGTTCGAAGCGCCTTCTGCTGCTGCGGATGTGGATATAAGAAGCTTGGCAGCCTATGCAATGTTAAAGACCAGCATGGGGCCGGCAACATTCGGCGCCCAGGTAGGCTATGCGAAAGGCGATAGCGACGGCAATGCAGATGGCAAAAGGGAAGACCTGCTGGGCGGCGGCAACGATTGGGCTCCCGCGCTGATCCTGATGAGCCTTGACCTGAACACCTGGTCCATGGGTGGTATAAACTCTGCCAACACCACAAAAAACAATATGATACTCTTCAACGCCTTCGGTTCATACAAGCTTACTCCGAAGGTTGAGCTGGGCGCCGCTCTTACCTATGCGAAAAAGGATAAGGTAGCAGCCGGCTGGGATAAGGATATGGGAACGGAATTTGACGTCACGGCAACCTATAAGCTTTACGACAATCTGACCTATATGGTCGGGGCAGGCTATCTGTTTGCCGGCGATTACTTCAAGAGCGGCGTTGCCGCTGCGAAGGTTGACAACGACTACATCCTGATGAACAAACTGACCCTCAACTTCTAAGGGAAGGATTGTTTAGTTTCACGGGATAATTCAAGCTTGGCCCCGGGGAGCAATCCCCGGGGTTTTTTATGGGATTATCTATGCCGATTAAAGGGGTCCCCCATCAGGATTAAGGCTGGGATTATGGAATTCATCCAACTACCTTTTCTGCATTCGCGGACCAGAAAATATTGGGAGGTGCCTTTTATATGATTATCAAAGTAAGATTGCTGATAAAATACTTGACTGCAAGATTAAATATAGCTACCATGCTGTGAAAAGTAGCTACCGAAAAAGGAGGGTCGCCATGATTAGTGCGGGGATAAAAGATGTCAAGAACAACCTGAGCCGGTTTTTAGTTCAGGTGAAAGCTGGGGAAGAGATTCAGATCACTGAAAGGGGAATTCCCGTTGCCCGGATATTGAAGGAGAATTATGGAGATATGTCCATCCGCTCAGTGCTGGGGCACTTGGTTCAGAGAGGGCTGATCGCTTTGCCGAGCAGGAGCATCCGGAAAGACCGTATCCAGGCGGTAGAAGCACCGGGAAAACCAGTTTCGGAAATAGTGATAGAGGATCGGCGGTGAACGGCAGATGATTCTGTACCTCGACACGAGCGCACTGGTAAAACGATACTTCAAGGAACCTTATTCCGATGAGATCATATTCAGATGGAAATCGGCCGTACAAATCGTCACATCCTTTGTCGCTTACGCGGAAACGATGGCTTCCATAAATCGAAAGAAACGGGAGGCGGAGCTTGCCGATACACTGATCCGGGAAGCAGTGGACTCTTTTCTTCGGGACTGGGAGAGCTTTATCCGTGTGGAGGTCAGCGGCGAAATCAATGGTTACATAGATCGGGTAGTTGAAAAATATCCTCTTAGAGGTTTCGACGCAATCCATCTCGCATCGGCGCTGGCGATCCGGGAAGT
This Syntrophales bacterium DNA region includes the following protein-coding sequences:
- a CDS encoding type II toxin-antitoxin system VapC family toxin; this encodes MILYLDTSALVKRYFKEPYSDEIIFRWKSAVQIVTSFVAYAETMASINRKKREAELADTLIREAVDSFLRDWESFIRVEVSGEINGYIDRVVEKYPLRGFDAIHLASALAIREVLPEDFVFACFDDRLSRAARSEGLQTFPPEDTAG
- a CDS encoding type II toxin-antitoxin system prevent-host-death family antitoxin yields the protein MISAGIKDVKNNLSRFLVQVKAGEEIQITERGIPVARILKENYGDMSIRSVLGHLVQRGLIALPSRSIRKDRIQAVEAPGKPVSEIVIEDRR